The window GCTAACCGCCCTCCACAAGCACAACGTTCGATTCCCGCAGACATGCTTGCACCACTTGCACTACTACCCAACATAAAGCTCTATAGCCTCCAACAAGGAGCCGTAGCACCGCCATGCATGCATGATTTTGGACCAACCGTTGATACTGCCAACGGACGATTCATGGATACTGCCGCGATTATGTGCAACCTTGACTTAGTCATTTCAGTTGATACTGCCATCGCTCATTTAGCTGGAGCGCTCGGCACGCCAACCTGGCTCATATTACCCTATAAAGCAGATTGGCGTTGGTTGACCACACAACGCACAACGCCGTGGTACCCAACTATGCATATTTTTAGAAAAAATCAGTCGGAACCGTGGACTACTGTCATTGAAAAAATTATTGATAAAGTATCTTTCTTCATAATCAAAAAGGAAACCGCTCATGAAAAAATATTATAGTATTCTCCTGACATGCACCACCTTATGCTCAGCTCAACAAGCTGACTATGTAGGCCATATAGAATCTCTTCCCGCCACAAAAACAGAACAAACCACTACACTGCTTGAGCAAGCACAACAGTGTATGACCGAAAACAAACATCAAGAAGCATTACGTTTGTGTACAATTATAATCGCACAAGACCCCACGTCATTCCGCGCACATCTTACTATGGGAAAAAGCCATCTTGCATTGAATGCCGCTGATGCTGCATTGGCAAGTTTCACCAAGGCACTTAACACAAGACCTTCCGATGATAAAAGTGCCGTCGAATTAGGAAACTGTTTACTCAATCTTGGTAACCACTTTTTTGGTACCCATGAAACAGAAAAAGCACTCGATGCTTTCAAATCAATACTTACCATTTCAGAAAATTTTTCAGCAGTGCACCACAACATTGCTTTCACCTTAGCCGAACAATCCGGCGACATACACGGCGCCCTTGAACATTATCGCAAAGCCACAAACTATAATCCTAACAATGTTGAAACACGATTTTGTTCTTCACTAGCGCTCCTGGCATCAGGAAATCTTGTTGAAGGGTTCGATGCCTACCAAACACGTTGGAAGCGCGCCAACCATGCCCCACGTTCCTTCAGTTATCCTCTTGCCAAACAATGGGACGGTATAGCCGATATACGCGGCAAACGCATACTCATCAATGTTGAACAAGGCCTTGGTGACACGTTACAGTTTATTCGCTATGCACAGTTACTCAAAAATCAAGGCGCCATTGTCATAGCAGAAGTACAAAAACCACTTGCCGATATTCTCTCGCTCTGCCCTTATCTTGATGAGATTGTCACTATTGGAACATCGCTCCCCGCATTCGATTATCAAATACCAATGCTGAACCTTCCCCACGTGTATAAAACAAACTTGCAAACGATTCCCGCAGACATACCTTACTTGCGTGCGGCCCCTCAATTAATCACGCAGTGGCGTTCACTACTCGCACAAGACACCAACTTTAAAATTGGCATTTGCTGGCGTGGCGACAGCGCACACGGCGCATCAAAATTCATGCCATTCAATTATTTTGCACGTCTTGCAGAACTGCCTGGCGTAAGCGTGTACAGCCTTCAAAAAGATGAGACCACCAACGATCAAAAATACAATGCCCTCATCCAAGAAACCCGCATTAAAAGATTTGAAGGAGACTTTGACGAACACCATGGACGGTTCATGGATACTGCTGCGGTCATCAAAAATCTCGATTTAATTATTACCGTCGACACCTCGATTGCGCATTTGGCTGGTGGCCTTGGCGTGCCAACGTGGATAGTGCTTCCATTCCCTGCTGAATGGCGTTGGCTGATCGAACGTGATGACAGTCCTTGGTACCCAACCATGCGTTTGTTTAGACAACAAGAATACAATAATTGGCAAGGTGTCTACACGCAATTACTCCAAGCTTTAGCCGAACGGCTTGACGCATGAACATGCTCTTTTTGGTGCTACTCGCAACTCTAAGCTGGTCACCCATAACCAACGCACAAAACTGCGTCACCTTATTCAACAACGCCATGCGCATCTATAAAGAAGAACCGGAGCATGCCGTAGCATTGTTGCAAGGAGTTATACAACAAGAACCAGAATCCCTCGAAGCTCATTATAATACTGCCTATATCTTGAAACAAACAGGCAACTTTGCACAAGCATTGCCCTACTACGAGCATGTACTCACTAAACAACCGGGCTATGTACATGCGCACATTGGTGCAGCACAAGCTCATTTGGCAGTTGGTAATTATCTGCAAGGCTGGCAAGATTTAGAATGGCATTTGGGAGAACCACCTGCCTACACACAAGAAGCACTCACCTATCTACACAGTCATTATTCATTAGATAACAAGATCATCCTTCTCAATGCAGAATGGGGTATTGGCGATGCGATTATGATGGCACGTTATGCCCAACAACTAAAAAGTCGAGGAGCAACCGTCATCATTCACCTTATTCACCAAGCACTCGTGCCATTATTTAAACAACAACCATATTTTGACAAAGTCATTGCACCACAGGAGCCCAGCGCACTCTTTCATTTTCAAATTCCGATTATGAGCTTACCTATGGTTTTTGAAACGACCGTCAAAACAATACCCGCTCAAGGGCCCTACATTACCATTGATCAAGCATTAATTGATACATGGCGTGAACCATTGTCACACGATACGAATTTTAAAATTGGTATTTGTTGGCATGGCAGCACCATTCATGGTGAAGAAAAATTCATGCCACTCAGTTACTTTGCGCAACTTGCAAACATACCAGGCGTTTCTATGTACAGCTTGCAACGGCAACATGGCATGGACCAACTCAATAATTTACAAGACCCAACCATCATCAAACAATTCGATGATACATTTGATTCCATACCATTTTTAGATACTGCTGCCGTCATGAAAAATCTTGATCTCGTTATCACCGTTGACACCTCTATTGCTCATCTTGCTGGTGCACTGGGTGTGCCGGTGTGGGTTGTTGTACCTCATCCTGCCGACTGGCGTTGGATGATAGAGCGCAACGACAGCCCGTGGTATCCAAGTATGAAATTGTTCAGAAAAGCAAAAGATGGTAATTGGGACATGGTACTTAATGAAATACAGCAAGCACTCAGTAAAATTATGCAGTAATAAAGAATCCCCCGAATGCTCGGGGGATTCTTTTGCTTAAAAAATGTATCGAATCAACTATCAATCATTAAGCTTAGTTCTTATGTTCGTCAGTATCTTTTGGCGCAACGTAGTGCTTGCCAGCCATAGCATGAACTCGTTTTGCAACTTCATTCATAACTGGTTCCCAATCACCCTGTTTTTGTTGCCATAGCAATTCTACCGTTGGATAGTACTCAGACCACTTAGCGCCATGAGCACCCCAACGCCAATCTGATTCTTTTGGCAAACAGGTAATCACATTTTTAATCTGCGCTGCACCAAGAAGATTCACTGGACCTGAATCAGCAAACACCATAAGACCACGACCTTCAGCAGCTTTTGCTAATGCCATTAATTCCATGAAATCAAGTTTGTTTAATGACTTAAATGTGCAATCTGATGGCACACTGTCAATAACATCACGCGCATCAAGATTCTTTTTGACTGCATCGCCACTCGCTTGGAGCTTGCCAAGTTCTTGTGAACTCATTTGCTCGTAGCCAAACTCAACACCAAAGACAGTTGCTCCACTACCTTTGAGCTTTGTTAATAAGTTTCCTATTGGATATTTACGATCAAGTTCACGTGAGGTTAGTGTAGGCGCTTTTGCACTTGCAGACCATCCTGCAATCACAATAGGCCCTTTAATCTGTGCAAGTTCTTGCTCCCAATATTTAACTTTAGCTGCGTCTGGTTGCACATAGCCTGCATCGACACCTGGCACATCTTTAATAGTTTTTGTTGCGCCTACACCATTTTTTGATAACAATGCTGGTAAATGACGGAAGTCAGCTTCGTACGAACCTTGTGGCAATTGAACTTTACCACTGTTAACATCGTTAGCTTTTACTACTTCGTCAATGATTCCTTGATCTTTTAACGCATTCAAGAAACATAACTCTGGCGGACGTGCCACAACAGTAACTTTTGCTCCCGTTTGTTTTTTCAATACAGGAAGCCAACGCATATAAAATCCGGTATCACCAATGCCTTGTTTTGCGCGAACAATGACCGATTTTGGATTATTCTTGAAAGCAGCAGCATCTAATTGATTGTTTTCTGGATCAATATTTTCTGCGACTAAACCAAAACCATTACCTAAATCACCTTGACCTAATAAGGATTCAGCCACTGCAAACTTAATATGTGTTGGAATTTCTTTTTCATTAAAACCAGTTTTCAAGCGTGTCCATGAAGACAATGCTTCACCGTAGCTACCTGAGCAATATTAATTCATAAAAGTATCAAATGGTGTACCGACTTTGATGCCTTGTTGTTCTAAATCAGCACGCAACAATGATGCCATATTGTCTAATGAGGGACTCTTTTTAATTTTACCGGTTTGATATTCACGCAATACAGCAGCTTGTGCAAAGGGATTGCTCGCCACCAATTCTTGCATTTTAATCTGCGCATCTTTGCGTTGATCTGTTAATTCCTTCATGGCTTCACAACCACTTACTAACGTCAGCGCTGATATAACGCCAACAGAGCGTATCGTTGCCTTCATAAATCGCATCCCCTTCATGCATTGAATACTATATGGTTATACTTCGGGAATGAAGACTACATCAAAAAAAACAAACAACAATCAAAATACGCATTAAATAATGTGACTACTCGAAATCACCTTGTTGCTTTAAATAGGCATATTGACATGGTCCTTCGCAAGGATAACCAAGTCTATACCATTCGCGAATACCACCTTCGTAGGCACGTACATTTTTAAATCCCAAATATTTGAGCAATCTAAATGCTTTAAGACTCGCATCACATTTTTTTGTAGCGCAGTACACAATGGTTTCTCTATTTCTATCCCATGCTTTCGCTTTTTCTTCTAAAAAACGTAAAGGAGCGTCTATAGATCCGGTAATATGCGCATCATCAAAAAACGTTTGGCCCAAAACATTCACCACAAAAAGAGATGGATCATTTTTTATTTTTGCCAAGAGCTCTTGCGCAGAAATTGTTTCAATCTTATATCTGGTATCAGTAAAACTTGGATGGGTATATTTTGCACCCAATGAGGATTTATACATAGAAGTGTACGAAATGGGGCACGCGCCAGTCCCACATTCACTTGAATAAAGGGGTACGCCGGCTAACAAAAGTCCTATTCCCATAATCTTCTTTATATAATTCATATAACCATCCATTTCAATATTGCGTCTTAATCTGTTTGATTCTTAATTAAGATGATAATCAATCTAACATGAATAAGTCAACAATATAATTCTATTTGAATATAAATACGCTTAATATAGAGTATAGTCTAACCATAATGAATCTTTACGTCCCTTTGTATATTTAGTATGACTTTCTACTAATTTAACAATCAAACCTACATTTCAACCCTAGAAAAGAGCGCTTAATGAAAAAAATACTCCGTTCAGCCTATATTCTATGCTACATCCCCCTCCATGCGACCGAAATGAACATACAAAAAGCCTATGACTCTCTCATTAATGATGATTACGATACCGCACTCGTTGCTTACCAAGAATTAGCAAAAACCCACCCACATAATGGTGATATACTCTGCAGCATAGGATTTATCTTAAAAAAACAACAAAAAATGCAGGAAGCTATAACAGCCTATGAAAAGGCTCGACCCTTTGTTGACCGCACCTCAAAAATAGAACGGGCACTTTCTAGTGCTTATCTAGCACTCGGTGATTTCGAAAAAGGCTGGGCAGCTTATGAATATCGGTGGATAAACCCTCCTGCCTATAATCAAGAGCTGAAAAACTATCTTAATGCTGGCAATAGCCTC is drawn from Candidatus Dependentiae bacterium and contains these coding sequences:
- a CDS encoding rhodanese-like domain-containing protein — translated: MNYIKKIMGIGLLLAGVPLYSSECGTGACPISYTSMYKSSLGAKYTHPSFTDTRYKIETISAQELLAKIKNDPSLFVVNVLGQTFFDDAHITGSIDAPLRFLEEKAKAWDRNRETIVYCATKKCDASLKAFRLLKYLGFKNVRAYEGGIREWYRLGYPCEGPCQYAYLKQQGDFE
- a CDS encoding tetratricopeptide repeat-containing glycosyltransferase family protein → MKKYYSILLTCTTLCSAQQADYVGHIESLPATKTEQTTTLLEQAQQCMTENKHQEALRLCTIIIAQDPTSFRAHLTMGKSHLALNAADAALASFTKALNTRPSDDKSAVELGNCLLNLGNHFFGTHETEKALDAFKSILTISENFSAVHHNIAFTLAEQSGDIHGALEHYRKATNYNPNNVETRFCSSLALLASGNLVEGFDAYQTRWKRANHAPRSFSYPLAKQWDGIADIRGKRILINVEQGLGDTLQFIRYAQLLKNQGAIVIAEVQKPLADILSLCPYLDEIVTIGTSLPAFDYQIPMLNLPHVYKTNLQTIPADIPYLRAAPQLITQWRSLLAQDTNFKIGICWRGDSAHGASKFMPFNYFARLAELPGVSVYSLQKDETTNDQKYNALIQETRIKRFEGDFDEHHGRFMDTAAVIKNLDLIITVDTSIAHLAGGLGVPTWIVLPFPAEWRWLIERDDSPWYPTMRLFRQQEYNNWQGVYTQLLQALAERLDA